The Thermovibrio guaymasensis genomic interval AGGACCTTGAAGAGGCCCACCCTGAAATAGTTACCCCAGACTCTCCAACCCAGAGGATTGCCCCCGCCTTTACCGGTGAGTTTGAGAAGGTAAAACACTACGCAGAGATGACTTCCCTTGAGAATACCTACTCTCCAGAGGACTTAAGGGAGTGGGATAGGAAGGTTAAGGAGCTTCTGGGGGTAGATGAAGTTGAGTACATAGTTGAGCCAAAGTTTGACGGTGCAAGCGTTGAGCTTGTTTACCAGAACGACCTCTTCGTTCGGGGTGCAACCAGGGGAGACGGAATTTACGGCGAGGACATTACAGTTAACCTTAGGACAATTAAGTCTATTCCTTTAAGGGCTCCCTTTTCAAAGTACGGTATAGACCTTATCTCAGTCCGAGGCGAAGTCATAATGCCAAAGAGCGTCTTTAAGAGGCTAAACGAGGAGAGGGAAAGGAAGGGGTTAACTCCATTTGCAAACCCTAGAAACGCCGCAGCCGGAACGATACGGCTTAAGAACCCTGCTGAGGTTGCAAAGAGGGGCCTTGACTGTTACGTCTATCAGATCCTCCACTCTGAGCCAAAGAGGCTGTGTGAGGATATAAGAACTCAGAAGGGAGCCCTTGAACTCCTTTCAAACTGTGGGTTTAAAACCCCTCCAATTCAAAAAATCTGTAAAAGCATTGATGAAGTGATAGAGACAGTTCTGGCGGCTCAAGAGGAGAGGGAGAGCTGGGACTTTGAGGCCGACGGAATGGTTGTAAAGGTAAACGATACCTGCGCTTGGGAGAAGCTAGGAGAAACCCTCCACCACCCCCGCTGGGCAGTTGCCTACAAGTTCCCGGCAAAACAGGCAGTAACTAAGCTTATTGACGTTGTCTGGCAGGTTGGAAGGACAGGAGCTCTAACTCCAGTTGCAATCCTTGAACCTGTTGAGGTCGGAGGGGTAATAGTCTCAAGGGCTACGCTCTTTAACCCAGACTTTATCAGGATGAAGGATATAAGGCTTGGGGACTACGTAATAGTTGAGAGAGCTGGTGAAACAATTCCCTACATAGTTGGTCCCGTTGTTGATAGGAGAACAGGGGATGAGAAGCCAATAGAAGTTCCAACCCACTGCCCTGTTTGTGGAGCTCCAATTGTTAAAGAGCTTGACGAGGCAGTTCCCCGTTGTCCTAACATTAACTGTCCAGCTCAGCTTAAGGAGCACTTAATCTACTGGGGAAAGGTCCTTGATATTAAAGGGCTTGGAGAGGCAACTGCAAACCAGCTTATGAAGAAGGGTCTCGTTAAATCTATTGCAGACCTATACTACCTTGATAAGAAAGATCTAATTAGGCTCCCCGGTTGGGGAATTAAGAAGGCCCAAAACCTTCTTGAGCAGATTGAGAAGTCAAAATCAGCTCCCTTCTGGAAGAAGTTAACCGCCCTTGGAATTCGCCACGTCGGTGAAAAGACCGCCCAGCTCCTTGCCAAGCGCTTTAAGAACATTAAGGAACTTATGGAGGCAGACTTTACCACTCTGGCCTCAATCCCCGGGATTGGCCCGATAACCGCAACCAGTATAAAGAACTTCTTTAAGGCCGAGCAGAACATTGAGATGATTAAACGCCTTGAAGAGGCAGGATTTAAGTTTGAAAGGACTCCTGAGGAGGAAGCAGAACAGGAGCTCCCAAAACCCCTTGCAGGTCAAAATATCGTCTTTACCGGAGAGCTTGACCACTTTACAAGGAAAGAGGCCCAGCACATTGTGGGGCTCCTTGGAGGAAACCCGACAAACTCTGTTACTCGTAGGACCAGTTTCGTCGTTGTAGGTAAGAACCCTGGCTCAAAGTACCAAAGGGCTCAGAAGTTAGGGATTAAGATGATTAACGAGGAAGAGTTTATTAATATGCTTAAGGAGTACGCTAAAGAGAACCCTGAAGTTAGGAAAATTCTTCAAGAAAAAGGCCTTCTTTAATTAAGGAGGAGGCTTTGGCGAGGAAGGAGATAGTCACGGGGAATGAGCTTCTCTTTTCATATCAGAGGGGAAAGAAAGTTTACCTATGTAGCTCTCAGACGTTCTACTCTGAGGTAGCCGGCGCTTACCTCCTCTACCCTCCCCTTTACTCTGAACTAGATGAGTACGTGAAAGTCTCAGATAGCTACCTCTGGAGTATTGCAAATCTTATGGCCGAAGGTTTAGCTGGAAGGGATGTGAAGGTAGAGCTCTTAAAGGCTGTAGAGGAAATTAACCGGTTGTTTGAAAAGGGGAGGGGAGTTCTTCCCTCAAAGAGGAGCTTTAGCTCTTTTAAATGGAGCCCTTTCCCAAGTAGGGAAGTAAATATTCCTTCAACTGGAAAAGGAGGTTTTCTTCACTTCATAAAGGAAGGGGGAAAGAGAGCCTTTTCCGTTTTCCTCTACGTTCCTGAAGCTGGGCCGACCAGTTGGTATGAGAGTAAAAAGAGGCTATATAGCAGGCTCTTACCTCTACTTCCAGAGGGTATGAAGAAGGAAATAGACTACCTATTAAGTAAGTGTTCTGATTCTCTCTTTGGACCTGTTGCAGGTTACTTCCTTAGACACGGAGAACCTCTAGATTGGAAGTTTTACTCAAGAACTAAAGATGGAGTATACAGGATTTACACTCTCTACCCTAAGAACCTAAAGTCGAGGAAGAGGTACTCAAAGGAGAAAGTTAAGGAGAGAGCCCTAGAAATTTTAAAAGGTTCTTTAGAGTACCAGTCGGTTTCGAGAAATCAGAAGCTAAAGGAGGTTGTTGAAAGGGAATTTGAGGAGCTCTACAACGCCTTTTCCCGCCTCCTTGAACTTACTTGGGACTTTCATAAGAACTACAGCAAACACCTTTTAAAAGCTTTAGACCTTGAGTTTAATGAGATCAAGGTTATTAACTACTCCCAAGAGTCTAGGAAAAAGGTTCCCTTCTCCGTTTCAGGTAGTAGGGTCGAGATAGAGAAGGCCAAAATCCTTCACTTTGGGAAGGGAGGAAAGGTAGTTAACCTCCTAAAAAGGAAGTTGGGAGAGTTCGGTGTAGAGGCAAGTTCAGTAAGCCTTGATTTTATACCTATTTTTGAAAAAGGAGCGGTAGTTAGGTTTAAGGGAGATAAAATCCTATTTAGACCTGGCTTCTTTTACCTTTCCCTTGGTTTAGCCCTTGCCCTTGCAAAGTTTGGGAAGGAAGGAGAGGCTATTTTCTTCCAGTTTCACGAGGGTAAGGAAGGTAGTCCCTGGTGGGATATAAAGAACCTTTTTCTGGACTTAACAAAGCGTATTTACAACTACGGTACCTCATATCCTAATCAAGGTTTTACTGATGAGCTTTACCCTACCTTGAAAAAGTACGCTTCTTACGTTGTACCTTATGCTCTTAACTCAGCGGTAAAGAGTGGAAAGAAGATAGAGGTCCTTTTTGACGTTAAAGGAGGGGACTTTAAGGTTCAAGGCCACTTAATAAGGGAGTTCTCTTCAGGTTACCTTGTTCCTTCCTGTGCAGTTGAAGAGTTGGGAGTAGAACCGTTAACCCTTAAACACAGGCTCTTTAAGGTTTACGAATACACTATTGAGAGCTCCTACGAAGGAGTAAAAACGAAGATTAAGTTCTTAGGTAGGGTTATGAGGCTTGCTGGAGGTGAGGAGGCAAAGGTTGGAAACCTTCCAGCTAAGTTAATAAATCCGATAATCCTTACCTCAGATAAGTTAACCTCTCCTGAGAAAATTAAAGATACAGTACTTCAGGCCTTTCACAGTAGTGGCTTTGAAGGGGAGCTCCTCATAGTTCAAACCAATCCCGATTACCCGATTACCCACTTTATAAAGAGGGGAGTTCTTAAAAAGGCCTTTATCCTTCTAAAGTCTGAAGGTGGTACCCATACTAAAGTAATAGAGGACGTTATGGGAGATGAGGCCAACAAAAGGCACTTCTGGACTCTTTTTGCTCCTCTTCCGCCTACAGCTAAGAAACTTTTAAAAGACGAAGGTTTTGTAACTTCCCACGGGATTACCTACCTTCCTTTCCTATCGGGGGAGCTCTGGACTGAAGGAGCTCCTTACTTGAAGTTCCTTTTCCTTACCTACGGGATTTTCCAATCTGACCTCTCTAATGACTTTGCAAAGGAAAAGGAGTACTTAAAGGATTCAGGGGGACTTAGTGTAGTAAGGAAAGGTTCTACGTTTAAGTTCCCAAAAAACGGCCTGATTATTGAGGGTGCTTCAAGGATCGCCAGCGTTCTCTGTATTTGAGGATTAACTGTGGTTGTTAACGATTTAAGACCCTTATTCGGTAAGCTTTTTGAACTCTCCTTTATTAAAAGGGCTTCAGAAGTTTGGGGCTTTAAAGTTCCTATAGTTGAAAGGGAGATTTCCACTTTAACGTCTCTACTGAAGGATTGGGAAGTAGACCCCGATTTTTCAAATAGGTTTTTAAAAGCCGGAACTGTTGCTTTTGACGAGTATCTCAAATTCTTAAGCCAGGCCATAACCTCCCAGGTGGGGAAGTTTAAATTCCTGTCCTTTGAGGAGAGGGTCCTTTACCAGGAAGAACTACTTCCTCTCTCTTACCAGAATGCAGATTTTATTGCCTACTTAAAAGGTGAATGTGGTACAGTTGCTGTCGTTTTGGAGCTAACCACTTCAGGCGTTTTTGAGCTCTTTTACAACTTCTACCACGGTAGAATTGATGAGGGATTAAGTTCCCTTTCGAGGCCGGATATCTTTGTTCCTGTTAACTACTTAACCTCCTCCCTCTTTGAATTTTCAAAGGAGATTTCAGCTTACCTTAATAACCTTGATAGGTTAGGCATTCCGTTTTCAGAATTAGAGGCCATCAAGTTCGCTCAGGTACTTGGATACGCCATTTCCCATAAGCTTGATAGGGAATGGCACGAAAAGAGAGCGGACTACTACTTTATCGGAGTAGTTTCTCCAGTATTTGAGATGCCAAGCGGCCTTTTCAAGGCTGACGGTAGTGATGAGGAGCTTGAAGAGATTTTAGAGAGTTTAAGAAATTACTACAGTAAGAGGAAAAACTTAGGTAATGTAAGTTGTGTTATAGAAAAGGTAGCTGAGAAGGAAACTTGCGAGCTTTACAGTGAAAAGCTTGGCTCAATAAAAGAGGTAAGAGCTAGAGTGGAGAGGGGTATTTTGGAATCTGAAAGGGGAAAGCTCTACCTTATGGTTCACCCGGCAGGTAGTGGTAAGACTACTTCCGTCTTTAAACTCATCAAAAGTTTGAGGGAAAGGGGAGAAAGGGTTTTCCTCTTTTACTTTTCCCCGAGGAAGAGGATAAATGAGGATAAGAGAGAAAAATTCTCTAATGAATTGGGAGGTAAGCTCCTTTCAACTGAACGGGAATTTTCCTCAGGTGATTCGTACAGTGGTTTTTGGACTGGAGGTTTCAGGAAGGGGAAGCTATCCTCTGCAAAGGCAGACCTTGAAAATAGAATTAGGTTAGGTGAAGACCTTGATCTTGTTGGTCTTTTCTCAACTATTCACTCAGTTGCAAGGGTTTACGGTAGGAGTACTGCTGAGAAAGTTAGAGAAATGGCCAAGCTTTGGCTTGAATATGGGAAAGGGAACGGAACCATTATCGTTGTTGTTGATGAGCTTACCGGTAGTGAAGGGGGATTGGTCTCTTTAAAAGACTTGATTGATGCTCTCTCAAGGGAAGGACTTTTAAATAGAACCTATCTCTTTGGACTTGATGCTAACCTTTTGTGTGGTGAAGTTGTTGATAATTACGTTAAGTGGGTAAAGGATTTCCTTGATAAAGGTTTGACAGCTCCAGAGCTCCTGTTAAGGGTTACTGAGGAGAATTTTCAGAGGACCCTTCATAATTACTCTTCAAAGACTGCTGAAGATTTCTTTGGAGTTCCCACTATTGTTGATAGCCAGCCTGCCTTCATTGGAAGAAGCTTGAAGCTAGTAACCAGGTGGGAGCTCCTACCAAAGCCTAAAAGCAGGGAGGAGAGGTTAGGCCTTTTAGCAAAGAAACTTGCCGATTGGCTACTGTTGAAGGGAAAAGGAACCTTCTGTTACATTCAGGATAGGGAAGTTGCAGCTAAGCTTTCTTTACTTTTAGAATCTAAAGGGTATCGGGTTGGGATTTATACTGCCTATAGCTTTAGCGAGGACTTTAAAGGTTGTGACTTTATTATCGGTACCTCGTCAATATCAAGGGGAATTGATGTACCCTTTAATAAAGCCCTAATCCTTATTCCCTCTTTCTTACCTGAAGTTCAGCTTGGGGAAGTTTACCAAGCAGTTTCAAGGATAAGGCAAGGGAAAGGGGATGAAGGTGAAAAGGAGGTAGAGTTTGTTTACATAGGTTTTGAAGGAGATAAAAAAGAGTACAGAAAGCTTTGGGAGTTTAGGGCTTTTAAAGTTGTAGATTTGGCTAAGGAGATTGTCCTTTCTTACTTCCTTAAGAGTAAATCCCACAGAACAGTTGTTCTCCCTCCAACTAGGGAACATACAGGGGATGAGGTAAATATTATTAACTCATTAATTGAAGTTGAAAGGCTTACCGGCGTTCCCGTTTATTCAGCCTCATCTACCACGAGGACTTCTATTTCCTCTCCTGATAAACCTCCCTTAAAGTTCTGTTATCCCTTTAGACTCTATAGAGGCTATGGAACTTTAACTGTAAGCGTTAGGCTTTTAAGGAAAGCCCTTTCCTTATTAAAAACCCTTTTAAAAGAAGAGGGAGTTAGGAAAGAAAGGATAGGAGAGCTAATAGGTATGATTGAAGAGTTAATTAGAGCAGAGGGTAGGAAATTGGTTCCGAACCTCCAGGTGGCTGTTAATAGTGTTTTAACTGAGACTTTTAAAGACAAAATTAAGGGTCTTTCCTATCGGGGGAAGTCTGTTGACCTCCTCATGGCTGAAGGTGGAATAGGCTTTTCTGCCCAGGTTCTTCCTCAAGGGGCAATAGCTTTCGTTTTAAGGAGGGAAAGGTCCTCTTGTTTTGGCTCAGTTCCAAAGGTTCCGTTGGAAAGCCTCTAAGATTTCTTCTTTAAGAAGAAAGTTCCAGCTGTAAAGAGAGCTCCCCCTAAAATTAGAAGGGCGTAAATCTGATCCCTTAACTCCCAGAGGGATCGCCCTTTTATAGCTATAGAGAGAGCTCCGTTTATGTAGTACTTAAGGGGGGATAAGGCCGACAGCCACTGAAGTATTTTTGGCATACTCTCTATCGGAGTCCAGCTTCCTGATAGGTATAAAACAGACACTAAAATTAAGATCGTTAGCTGTGAAACTTGAAGCATGTTCTCCGATATTGAGGCTATAAAGAGGGAAAGTCCCGTTGTTGTAAATGCGTATGCTGCAGTTAAGAGTAGGAAGTCTATCTCCTTTCCGTGAAAGGGAACTCCTGAAAGCTTTTCAACGGTAAAAAACAGTGCAAGGGCAGTAAAGATTAAAACGAGAATGGACATTGCAATAACCTTTACTGTAGTGAAAAACTCAATAGGTACCGGTGAGACGAGGAGCATTTCAACATTTCCCCTCTCCTTTTCAATAACGATTGCGGCAGCAGGAAGGAGGAGGAGGAAGAGGGTAATTACGGTTAAGAGCTCCGAGTAGGCCATAAATACTTTACTTGAGGCGTTCTGGTTGAAGAAAATCCTTGGCCTAACTTCAATCCAGCTCCCTCCTCTCATAAAGTTTCCTGTCAGGAAGGTATAGATTATCTGCTCTGCGTATGCTGAAAAGAGGTAACTTGAGGAGATTTCAGCTCCGTTTACCAAAACTCCAACTTCTAACCTCTTTCCCTCCTTTATGTTCTTTTCAAACTTCTGTGGAATTTCAATAACTCCGATTGCCCTATCATCAAGGAGAACTTTGTCTATCTGGTCGTCGTCCATTAAGTAGCCTTTAAAGTTAAAGTAGTACGGGGGGAACTTTGATATTAGCTCCCTTGATAGAAATGAGTAATCCCTATCCTGAGCGTAAAAGGAGGCGTTTTTTAAAGTTAGGTCAATTCCCGTTGCCGCTAAGTAGATGTCAAGGGTAAAGGCGTAAACTGTAAAGATTAAAAGTCCCCTATTCCTCATAAACTGTAAGAACTCCTTATAAAGGAGGACTAAGAACTTCATTTTTCCCTCTTTTTAAATGTTACGTACGTAATCAGGTAAACCGAAACTAAAAACAGGATTAAGACTGCCAGTTCCCTCCACAGGACGCTAAGAGGGGCTCCTTTAAAGAAGATACCCTTTATGAACTTTAAGTAGTAATAGGTTGGTATTATGTGAGCGGTTATGTAACCGCTCATATCCATTGAAGAGACCGGTGTCATATAACCTGAGTATAGAACTGAGGGAACAACTGTTAGTATTGTTGTCCCAATAAATGCAGCTGCTTGTGAAGAGAAAAGGTTTGATATTAAAAGACCAAAACTTACAGAAACCGCAACGTAAATTAAACTTCCAATAACCATTAAAAGGGTGCTACCCTTTTGGGGAACTCCAAATAGGAGAACTGTCATTCCGTAGCATATGAGGAAGACCGGTATTGAAATGGTAAAGCCTGCGAGTAACTTCCCCATTAAGAACTCTCCCTTGGTTATGGGGGAAGAGTAAACGTTGTATATTGAGCCCATCTCTTTCTCTTTGACGATTAGTAGGGCTGAGAAGACTGCAGGCGATATTAGAAGGACAACTGCAAGGGTCCCTACTGCAATTATGTAGTCCTGATTGAGGGATTCGTTAAACCAGTACCTGCTCTTTACCTTTAAAACATCCTGAAGTTTTAACCTATCAAGGTTTTCCTTTACCGTTATTCCTTCAACGTAAGACTTTATTACCGTTGCCCTGTAGGGAAAGGTTCCGTCAATTATTGCCTGATACCTTGTGTTCTTTCCCTCCTTAAACTTCTCCTCAAACTTCGGCGGAAATACCAGTAGAAATCTGATCTTCTCATCTGTAATTAGGTCAATACCCCTCTTATAAGAATTGACTTCCCCTTTAAAGTCAAAATACTCCCTGTTTGCCTTAAACTTTTCGGCTATCTCCCTAGATAGGGAGCTCTTGTCAAGGTCAAATACTCCAAAAGGAACTTTTTTTACTTCTAACTTCATTCCATATCCGAAGATTATCATCATAGATACAGGGACAAAGAGGAAAGTAATTAACCCGATAGGGTCTCTGAGGAGCTCCTTAACCTCCTTCTTAACTATTCCCCATACTCTTTTCCACTTCATTTACAAAGACGTCCTCCATTGAAATCTCGCCCCTCTTTACTCTTAAAACCTTAACCCCTGCTTCCTTTAGCCTGTTGAGGTCAAGTTCTCCCTTTACGAATACCTTTACCTTCTTCCCGTAAATTACCGCTTTAAACCCAGACTTTTTTAACTTTTCCTCTGCCTCAAATGGGTTTTTAGTGTAAACTATGAAAGGTTCTCCCAACTCCTCTTTAGTTCTCTTTTTGAGCTCGTCGGGAGCTCCCACTGCAACTGCCCTTCCCATGTTCATTAAGAGGAGCCTGTCGCAGTACTCAGCTTCGTCAAGGTAGTGGGTCGTAACTAAAACTGTTGCTCCAAAGTCTTTAGAGTAAGTCCTTATTACCTGCCAAAAAACGTCCCTCTCAGCCGGGTCAACTCCGCTTGTCGGCTCGTCAAGGAAAACGATCGGGGGTTTGTGAAGGAGGGCTGAGAGGAGGGAAACCCTCTGCTTTATCCCAAGAGGAAGAGCCTTTACTTTTACCTTAAGGTAGCTTTCAAAGCCTAAAATATGTGCAGTTCTACTTACGATTTCCTCTACCTCTTCTAAACTTACGCCATAAACGGCTCCCCAGAGCTTAAGGTTTTCCATAACGGTTAGGTCTGTATAGAGTGAGAACTTCTGACTCATGTAGCCGATTATCTCTTTTATCTTCCTCCTTTCCCTCTCCCCGGCAACTAAAATTTCTCCCTCTGTTGGCTGGTAAAGGCCTAAGATTGTCTTTATTAGAGTTGTCTTACCTGCACCGTTTGGTCCAAGTAGTCCGAAAATTTCTCCACTCTTTATAGTAAAACTAACTCCGTTAACTGCCTTAAAGTCTCCAAAGGCCTTAACTACGTTCTTCACCACTACTGCCTCTTCAGGAGGGATGGTTTTCGGCCTTAGAATTTCAGGAAGTTTCACTCTCTTTAGCCCCACCTTTTCAACGAAGAAGTCCTCAATTTCCGGCTCAACTTCCCTTATTTCCACTTTGAGGCCTTTTAATACTTCCCTTATCCTTTCGCCTTTACAGACAGCCCTTACCTTTTTCCCCTTCAGTCTAACTGTATTCGTTATTTCCCACAGCTTCTCGTAAGCCTTTCTGTAGTCCTCTCCTTCAACTACAAATACCCTTCCCTTTGTCCTTGCAACCTCCTCCGGCTCGCCCTGAGATAGGGCCTCTCCTCCCTTCATTAGCAAGATGGAGCTCCCCCTCTCTGCCTCATCAAGGTAGGAGGTTGCAACCATTACGGTTACCCCTTCCTTTACAAAGTCGTAGATTAACTTCCAGATTTCCCTCCTTGAAACGGGGTCAACTCCGGTTGTCGGCTCATCAAGTATTAAAAGCTCAGGTTTGTGAATGAGGGCACAGCATATCCCGAGTTTCTGCATCATTCCGCCTGATAGTTTCCCGGCCTTTCTCTCTTTAAAGGGGTAAAGGCCGGTTACTTTGAGAAGGAGCTCCATCCTCTCTCTCTTTTCCCTTTCACTAACTCCGTAAAGGTCTGCAAAGAACTCAAGGTTTTCTTTAACTGAGAGCCTCTTATAGAGGTTGTGCCCCAATCCCTGAGGCATGAAGGAGATTTTCTCTCTTACCTTTTGAAATTCCCTTTCCCTGTTTGGGTCCTTTCCAAATACCCTTAAACTTCCTCCGTCGTACTTTATAACTCCCGCTGTAGACTTGAGAACTGAAGACTTTCCAGCCCCATCAGGTCCAATGAGAATGTAGACCTCCCCCTTATCAACCTTAAAGTCAAGCCCCTTTACTGCAATAACCTTTCCTCTTCTGTAAGTTACAGTTAACCCTTTACCTTCAACTACTCTCATTCCTTAACTTCCAGATAACAGTCCGCAGGCATTCCCGGCTTTAAGACGAACTTAGGGTTTTCAATCAGCCTCAGCTTGACTTTAAACACCTGTTTTACCCTTTCCTCCTTAGTTTGAACCTCCTTAGGGGTGAACTCTGCCCTCGTGCTAACGTAGGTTAGAACTACAGGGAACTTTCTCTTCGGGTAGGCATCAACGACCAAGTAGCCCTTCTGCCCTACGTGGAGAAGGCCAACTTTGCTCTCAGGGACGTACCCTTCAAAGTAGAGCTTATTCAGGTTGTAGAGGGTAAAAAGACTTGCTCCCGCTCCAACAACCTCTCCCGGCTCAACCATCTTCTCCGAAACTACTCCGTTAATTGGAGAGGTAATTTTCAGGTTCTCTAAAACTACCTCAACTTCCTCTAAGCTCCCCTTTAAGCTCTTAGCCCTGTTAAGAGCTCCCTTGTAGAGCTCCTCCTTTGCCTCAATTGACCTTTCGGTGGCCCTTATTTCCTTCTTTAGGGCCTCTATTTCCCTTTTCCTGTTTTAGGCAAGCTTAACTCCTTTCTCTGCTTCCTTTATGAGAGCTCTTGCTCCCTCAACTGCAGCCTCGGCACTTTTATAGCCGCTTTCAGCCTCCCTCAGCCTCAGCAATGCTTCCTCATACCTGCTCTTAGAGATAACTCTCCTTTCGTAAAGCCTCTTAAACCTCTCGTAGTCCTTTTTTACCTTCTCTAAGGTTGCCTCTGCCCTATACTTTTGAGCTAAGGCCCCTTTTAAAGAGGCCTTTGCCCTCTTTAACTTCTCTTTAGAGACCTTAATTGAAAGGGAAACCTCTCTTTCAAATTCCCTCAGTTTTTCCCTCTGTGCGGCCAACTTCTCCTTTAAGAGCTCCACCTCTTTCTTTAGCGCCTCAGCCTCCTTTAGAGCTCCTTGGTAAGCCTTCTCTGCCGCTTCCCTCCTTGCCTTAACCTCTTTTGAGTCAAGGAAGGCAAGGATTTCTCCTTTCTTAACCTCATCGCCCTCATCAACGAAAACTTTCTCCACTTTTCCTGCATACTTTGTAGCAACGTCGTACTCGTCTCCCTCTATCCTGCCGTTTATGTATAAAACTCCTTTCTCTTCATTTTTACATGAGGAAACAAAGAAGGGGACCAAGACCAAAATCAGGGCCAAAAACCTTTTCATAGTTTCCCTCCGACTGCGTACTCAAGCTGAGCCAATGCTTTATAGTAGTCTGCGACTACTTTAACTAAGGAGGACTTCGCACACGTTAGGTAGGCTATTGCATCAATAACTTCAGTAGAGGTTCCGACGTGCTCCTTGTACCTCTCCTTTGAGTCCCTTAAGAGCTCCTTTGCCTCCTCTACCCTCTTCCTTGCAGCTTCAATTCTCTTTAAAGCTGTGTCAATGTTTGTGCAGGCTGAAACTACTTGAAGCCTAACCTGCCTCTTTACCTCTTCAAGCTTCCCTTTTATTTTTAACTTCTCTTCCCTGCTCCTCTTTAGCTCCCAGAACCTCTTACTTCCCTCAAATATGGGAACCGATATTCCAACGCTTGTGCTCTTGTTTGAAAAGTTGCCATTTAAGGGGTACTGGTCGGTCTTTGAGTAGGAGAGTTTCAGGAAGGCCTGGGGCATAAACTGGCTCTTTGCAAGGTCAACTCCCCTTTCTGCTGCCCTTAAAAAGAGTTTTACCTGTTTTATAGCTGCCCTTTCCTTTAGTGCCCTTTCAACTAACTCCTCAGGGTTAAACCTCCTTCCTTCAACCTCAAGGTTAATTTCCCCCTTTGGCTCAAAGTCAAAATCCCCTGAGTCAACCCTTAACTTCTCAAGGGCTACCCTGTAGTAGCCTATAGCCTCCTTTAACCTCTCCTCTGCCTCGCTTACCTTTACCTCTGCCTCAAGGAGGTCTCTCCTTGGAACTATCTCCTCATCAAAGAAGGCCTTTACCACCCTGTAGTGCTCCTTTGCGCTCTTTAGTGACTCTTTAGCTGTTTCTACCAGCGCCTTTGCCTTCAGAACCTCGTAGTAGTCCTCCTTTACCCTTTCAACGATTAGGTTTTTAACCTCCTCAAGGTAAAACCTGTAACCTTCCTTCTGGCTCTTCTTTACCCTGATCAGGTTTAAAATCCTCTCCCCTGTGAATAAGGGAGTTTGGAGTGAGAGCTCCTCTTGGTAGAACTTCCTCTTAAATAGGGAAAATGAGGTCGGAGGGAGAGCTCCTCCCAGAACCTCCATCGTGTAGGAAGGGGTATCTGAAAGGTCTGTGTACGAATAGCTGAACTTAACTTCCGGTAGGTAGTTGCCAAAAGCCTTTTTAACCTCGTACTCAGAGGCCTTCAGCTGCCTCTTAGCTTGCTCAATCTGGGGGGAGCTCTTTAGAGCAGTTTCAATTAGGCTCTGGAGCTCCCCTGCTATGCCCAGAGTTGGCATTAGGGTTAGTGTTACTATCAGTGCTAATCTCATCCTCTTCCTCCGTAAATAGTGCAGGTATGAGGGTTGAAATCCCGCAGATAGTTGCAAAGAAAAATGCATCTGCAAACGAGTGCCAGAATGCGTGTTTTGTGTAGAGCGTTCCAAGGATAGCGTTTGCCTTTTCACTTAACATCGGCTTTACAGTTGACATCTCGTAGTAAAGGTGGTTTTTTACTTCCGTTAGGAAGGAGATTACTTGAGGGCTTTGAGAAGAGACTTTTTCGGCCATCCTTATGAGGTGTTTATCCTGTGATGAGATTAAGAT includes:
- a CDS encoding ATP-binding cassette domain-containing protein; its protein translation is MRVVEGKGLTVTYRRGKVIAVKGLDFKVDKGEVYILIGPDGAGKSSVLKSTAGVIKYDGGSLRVFGKDPNREREFQKVREKISFMPQGLGHNLYKRLSVKENLEFFADLYGVSEREKRERMELLLKVTGLYPFKERKAGKLSGGMMQKLGICCALIHKPELLILDEPTTGVDPVSRREIWKLIYDFVKEGVTVMVATSYLDEAERGSSILLMKGGEALSQGEPEEVARTKGRVFVVEGEDYRKAYEKLWEITNTVRLKGKKVRAVCKGERIREVLKGLKVEIREVEPEIEDFFVEKVGLKRVKLPEILRPKTIPPEEAVVVKNVVKAFGDFKAVNGVSFTIKSGEIFGLLGPNGAGKTTLIKTILGLYQPTEGEILVAGERERRKIKEIIGYMSQKFSLYTDLTVMENLKLWGAVYGVSLEEVEEIVSRTAHILGFESYLKVKVKALPLGIKQRVSLLSALLHKPPIVFLDEPTSGVDPAERDVFWQVIRTYSKDFGATVLVTTHYLDEAEYCDRLLLMNMGRAVAVGAPDELKKRTKEELGEPFIVYTKNPFEAEEKLKKSGFKAVIYGKKVKVFVKGELDLNRLKEAGVKVLRVKRGEISMEDVFVNEVEKSMGNS
- a CDS encoding TolC family protein, with protein sequence MRLALIVTLTLMPTLGIAGELQSLIETALKSSPQIEQAKRQLKASEYEVKKAFGNYLPEVKFSYSYTDLSDTPSYTMEVLGGALPPTSFSLFKRKFYQEELSLQTPLFTGERILNLIRVKKSQKEGYRFYLEEVKNLIVERVKEDYYEVLKAKALVETAKESLKSAKEHYRVVKAFFDEEIVPRRDLLEAEVKVSEAEERLKEAIGYYRVALEKLRVDSGDFDFEPKGEINLEVEGRRFNPEELVERALKERAAIKQVKLFLRAAERGVDLAKSQFMPQAFLKLSYSKTDQYPLNGNFSNKSTSVGISVPIFEGSKRFWELKRSREEKLKIKGKLEEVKRQVRLQVVSACTNIDTALKRIEAARKRVEEAKELLRDSKERYKEHVGTSTEVIDAIAYLTCAKSSLVKVVADYYKALAQLEYAVGGKL
- a CDS encoding HlyD family secretion protein, which codes for MKRFLALILVLVPFFVSSCKNEEKGVLYINGRIEGDEYDVATKYAGKVEKVFVDEGDEVKKGEILAFLDSKEVKARREAAEKAYQGALKEAEALKKEVELLKEKLAAQREKLREFEREVSLSIKVSKEKLKRAKASLKGALAQKYRAEATLEKVKKDYERFKRLYERRVISKSRYEEALLRLREAESGYKSAEAAVEGARALIKEAEKGVKLA
- a CDS encoding HlyD family efflux transporter periplasmic adaptor subunit — its product is MEALKKEIRATERSIEAKEELYKGALNRAKSLKGSLEEVEVVLENLKITSPINGVVSEKMVEPGEVVGAGASLFTLYNLNKLYFEGYVPESKVGLLHVGQKGYLVVDAYPKRKFPVVLTYVSTRAEFTPKEVQTKEERVKQVFKVKLRLIENPKFVLKPGMPADCYLEVKE
- a CDS encoding ABC transporter permease produces the protein MKWKRVWGIVKKEVKELLRDPIGLITFLFVPVSMMIIFGYGMKLEVKKVPFGVFDLDKSSLSREIAEKFKANREYFDFKGEVNSYKRGIDLITDEKIRFLLVFPPKFEEKFKEGKNTRYQAIIDGTFPYRATVIKSYVEGITVKENLDRLKLQDVLKVKSRYWFNESLNQDYIIAVGTLAVVLLISPAVFSALLIVKEKEMGSIYNVYSSPITKGEFLMGKLLAGFTISIPVFLICYGMTVLLFGVPQKGSTLLMVIGSLIYVAVSVSFGLLISNLFSSQAAAFIGTTILTVVPSVLYSGYMTPVSSMDMSGYITAHIIPTYYYLKFIKGIFFKGAPLSVLWRELAVLILFLVSVYLITYVTFKKREK